From a single Sebastes umbrosus isolate fSebUmb1 chromosome 17, fSebUmb1.pri, whole genome shotgun sequence genomic region:
- the ftr83 gene encoding finTRIM family, member 83 isoform X2, which yields MSSDQDDCHLCKESLRDAVSIPCGHIFCSVCLKTYWDHADHTGSYLCPECRVTYNKRPTPRRMGGGHRHSTIQRNSEAFPPPPPSPDYNYAGPQDVGCDICIGKKHKAVKTCLMCLASYCDRHLKPHYESNTFKRHKLVDEIGHLDRQICPQHQKGLELFCRTDQMCICVLCTVKEHKGHDMVSAEQERADEQQRLGATQAEIQEKIHDRNKQMEELKQAVDSLKSSAHMALQECEKMFTDMMRYIERMQQEMSKLISANKRAALSNAEGHMERLTHEIADLKRRDNEITQLSRTEDHIHFIQTYHMLIAQTEAEELPTVTVNPYFTFGPVTKAVSEMKQHLNEFSNDELVKVAKAVNKMTFCQLDEPKKRRTIKSDEAPVYKSLPVQEPQHRDDFLKYNRSGDNRPSRSRRAHRVSHQL from the exons ATGTCGTCTGACCAGGACGACTGCCACCTGTGCAAGGAATCCCTCAGGGACGCCGTGTCCATCCCGTGTGGCCACATCTTCTGCTCCGTGTGCCTGAAGACGTACTGGGACCATGCGGACCACACGGGCTCGTACCTCTGCCCGGAGTGCAGGGTCACCTACAACAAGAGACCAACCCCGAGGCGCATGGGAGGAGGCCACCGGCACTCCACCATCCAACGCAACTCCGAAGCCTTTCCGCCTCCGCCTCCGTCCCCTGACTACAACTACGCGGGACCCCAGGATGTAGGCTGCGACATCTGCATCGGGAAGAAGCACAAAGCCGTCAAGACCTGCCTGATGTGTCTGGCTTCCTACTGCGACAGGCATCTCAAGCCCCACTACGAGTCAAACACTTTTAAAAGGCACAAGTTGGTGGATGAAATCGGCCACCTGGACAGGCAGATCTGTCCCCAGCATCAGAAGGGTCTGGAGCTGTTCTGTCGCACCGACCAGATGTGTATCTGCGTGCTGTGTACGGTGAAAGAGCACAAAGGTCACGACATGGTGTCTGCTGAACAGGAGAGGGCGGATGAGCAG CAACGGCTGGGCGCTACCCAGGCTGAGATCCAGGAGAAGATTCATGATCGAAACAAGCAGATGGAGGAACTAAAACAAGCAGTGGACTCACTCAAG AGCTCAGCCCACATGGCGCTGCAGGAATGCGAGAAGATGTTCACCGACATGATGCGCTACATTGAGAGGATGCAGCAAGAGATGTCCAAGCTCATCTCCGCCAACAAGAGGGCAGCGCTCAGCAACGCCGAGGGCCACATGGAGCGCCTGACCCACGAGATCGCAGatctgaagaggagagacaacGAGATCACCCAACTGTCCCGCACCGAGGACCACATCCACTTCATCCAG ACCTACCACATGCTGATAGCCCAGACGGAGGCGGAGGAGCTGCCTACTGTGACCGTCAACCCCTACTTCACCTTCGGCCCAGTCACTAAGGCCGTCTCTGAGATGAAACAGCACCTGAACGAATTCAGCAATGACGAACTGGTCAAGGTGGCCAAGGCCG ttaACAAAATGACCTTCTGCCAACTGGATGAACCCAAAAAGAGACGGACAATAAAAA GTGATGAAGCTCCCGTGTACAAGTCTCTGCCAGTCCAGGAGCCTCAGCACAGGGACGACTTCCTGAAAT ATAATAGGTCGGGGGATAATAGGCCGAGCAGGTCTAGGAGAGCCCACCGGGTGTCCCACCAACTGTGA
- the ftr83 gene encoding finTRIM family, member 83 isoform X1: MSSDQDDCHLCKESLRDAVSIPCGHIFCSVCLKTYWDHADHTGSYLCPECRVTYNKRPTPRRMGGGHRHSTIQRNSEAFPPPPPSPDYNYAGPQDVGCDICIGKKHKAVKTCLMCLASYCDRHLKPHYESNTFKRHKLVDEIGHLDRQICPQHQKGLELFCRTDQMCICVLCTVKEHKGHDMVSAEQERADEQQRLGATQAEIQEKIHDRNKQMEELKQAVDSLKSSAHMALQECEKMFTDMMRYIERMQQEMSKLISANKRAALSNAEGHMERLTHEIADLKRRDNEITQLSRTEDHIHFIQTYHMLIAQTEAEELPTVTVNPYFTFGPVTKAVSEMKQHLNEFSNDELVKVAKAVNKMTFCQLDEPKKRRTIKSDEAPVYKSLPVQEPQHRDDFLKYACELTLDSNTAYRQLHLSRGNRKAALKRDPQNYPDHPSRFDSLPQVLCKESLSGGAYYWEVDWSGEGAAIGVTYKGIKRTGYGDSCRIGYNRKSWSLFCSDASYSARHSKDQIEISAPYSSRIAVFLDHAGGTLSFYTVGETMSLIHRFKVSFTEAVYPGFWVWYESAVTLIH; encoded by the exons ATGTCGTCTGACCAGGACGACTGCCACCTGTGCAAGGAATCCCTCAGGGACGCCGTGTCCATCCCGTGTGGCCACATCTTCTGCTCCGTGTGCCTGAAGACGTACTGGGACCATGCGGACCACACGGGCTCGTACCTCTGCCCGGAGTGCAGGGTCACCTACAACAAGAGACCAACCCCGAGGCGCATGGGAGGAGGCCACCGGCACTCCACCATCCAACGCAACTCCGAAGCCTTTCCGCCTCCGCCTCCGTCCCCTGACTACAACTACGCGGGACCCCAGGATGTAGGCTGCGACATCTGCATCGGGAAGAAGCACAAAGCCGTCAAGACCTGCCTGATGTGTCTGGCTTCCTACTGCGACAGGCATCTCAAGCCCCACTACGAGTCAAACACTTTTAAAAGGCACAAGTTGGTGGATGAAATCGGCCACCTGGACAGGCAGATCTGTCCCCAGCATCAGAAGGGTCTGGAGCTGTTCTGTCGCACCGACCAGATGTGTATCTGCGTGCTGTGTACGGTGAAAGAGCACAAAGGTCACGACATGGTGTCTGCTGAACAGGAGAGGGCGGATGAGCAG CAACGGCTGGGCGCTACCCAGGCTGAGATCCAGGAGAAGATTCATGATCGAAACAAGCAGATGGAGGAACTAAAACAAGCAGTGGACTCACTCAAG AGCTCAGCCCACATGGCGCTGCAGGAATGCGAGAAGATGTTCACCGACATGATGCGCTACATTGAGAGGATGCAGCAAGAGATGTCCAAGCTCATCTCCGCCAACAAGAGGGCAGCGCTCAGCAACGCCGAGGGCCACATGGAGCGCCTGACCCACGAGATCGCAGatctgaagaggagagacaacGAGATCACCCAACTGTCCCGCACCGAGGACCACATCCACTTCATCCAG ACCTACCACATGCTGATAGCCCAGACGGAGGCGGAGGAGCTGCCTACTGTGACCGTCAACCCCTACTTCACCTTCGGCCCAGTCACTAAGGCCGTCTCTGAGATGAAACAGCACCTGAACGAATTCAGCAATGACGAACTGGTCAAGGTGGCCAAGGCCG ttaACAAAATGACCTTCTGCCAACTGGATGAACCCAAAAAGAGACGGACAATAAAAA GTGATGAAGCTCCCGTGTACAAGTCTCTGCCAGTCCAGGAGCCTCAGCACAGGGACGACTTCCTGAAAT ATGCCTGCGAACTCACTCTGGACTCAAACACGGCCTACAGACAGCTCCACTTGTCCCGAGGGAACAGGAAAGCTGCCCTCAAGAGAGACCCCCAGAACTACCCTGACCACCCTTCCAGGTTCGACTCCCTGCCCCAGGTCCTGTGTAAGGAGTCCCTCTCCGGAGGGGCTTACTACTGGGAGGTTGACTGGAGCGGAGAGGGGGCCGCCATCGGAGTCACCTACAAAGGCATCAAGAGGACGGGCTACGGAGACAGCTGCCGCATCGGCTACAACCGCAAGTCTTGGAGCCTCTTCTGCTCAGATGCCAGCTACTCAGCCCGCCACAGCAAAGACCAGATCGAGATCAGTGCACCCTACTCGTCACGCATAGCGGTGTTCCTAGACCACGCTGGGGGTACCCTCTCTTTCTACACCGTAGGGGAgaccatgtctctcatccaccgcTTCAAGGTCTCCTTTACCGAGGCCGTCTATCCAGGCTTCTGGGTTTGGTATGAGTCAGCCGTCACCCTCATCCATTAG
- the ruvbl2 gene encoding ruvB-like 2 has protein sequence MAATKVPEVRDITRIERIGAHSHIRGLGLDDALEPRQVSQGMVGQLASRRAAGVILEMIKDGHIAGRAVLIAGQPGTGKTAIAMGIAQSLGPDTPFTALAGSEIFSLEMSKTEALSQSFRKAIGVRIKEETEIIEGEVVEIQIDRPATGTGAKVGKLTLKTTEMETIYDLGNKMIDSLSKEKVQAGDVITIDKATGKISKLGRSFTRARDYDAMGAQTQFVQCPEGELQKRKEVVHTVSLHEIDVINSRTQGFLALFSGDTGEIKSEVREQINAKVCEWREEGKAEIIPGVLFIDEVHMLDMECFSFLNRALESDLSPVLIMATNRGITRIRGTNYQSPHGIPIDLLDRLLIIATSPYTEKETRQILKIRCEEEDVELSEEAHTVLTRIGMETSLRYAIQLISTAGLVCRKRKGTEVQVEDIKRVYSLFLDEARSSQYMKEYQDSFLFNETQTATMDTS, from the exons ATGGCGGCGACAAAGGTTCCAGAGGTTCGTGACATCACACGGATCGAGAGAATAG GAGCGCACTCTCACATCCGTGGCCTTGGTTTGGATGATGCTTTGGAGCCAAGACAG GTGTCTCAAGGGATGGTCGGCCAGCTGGCCTCCCGTCGGGCGGCAGGGGTCATTCTTGAGATGATCAAAGATGGCCACATAGCTGGCAGAGCAGTACTGATCGCTGGCCAACCTGGCACAGGAAAGACTGCCATCGCTATGG gcaTCGCCCAGTCTCTTGGCCCCGATACGCCTTTCACAGCGCTGGCCGGTAGTGAGATCTTCTCCCTCGAGATGAGCAAGACCGAGGCACTCAGCCAATCTTTTAGGAAAGCCATCGGAGTGAGAATCAA AGAAGAGACGGAGATTATTGAAGGAGAGGTGGTGGAGATCCAGATCGATAGACCAGCCACTGGAACG GGTGCCAAGGTGGGCAAGCTGACTCTAAAGACTACTGAGATGGAGACGATATATGACTTGGGCAACAAGATGATTGACAGTCTCAGTAAAGAGAAGGTTCAAGCAGG AGATGTTATAACCATTGACAAAGCCACTGGAAAAATCAGCAAGTTGGGCCGCTCCTTCACCAGAGCCAGAGACTATGATGCCATGGGAGCTCAG ACCCAGTTTGTACAGTGTCCAGAGGGAGAGCTGCAGAAGAGGAAAGAGGTGGTCCACACAGTGTCCCTCCATGAGATCGACGTCATCAACAGCCGCACACAAGGCTTCCTGGCCCTGTTCTCCGGAGACACCGGAGAGATTAAGTCTGAAGTCCGAGAGCAGATTAACGCCAAAGTGTGTGAGTGGAGGGAAGAGGGCAAGGCGGAGATCATTCCTGGG GTGTTATTTATTGACGAGGTCCATATGCTGGACATGGAGTGCTTCTCCTTCCTGAACCGAGCCCTAGAGAGTGATCTGTCCCCAGTTCTCATTATGGCCACCAACAGAGGCATCACTCG TATCCGCGGCACAAACTATCAGAGCCCTCATGGCATCCCCATCGACCTGCTGGACCGCCTGCTCATCATCGCCACCTCACCttacacagagaaagagacgagGCAGATCCTCAAGATCCG GTGtgaagaggaggatgtggaGCTGAGCGAGGAAGCTCACACCGTCCTGACTCGCATCGGCATGGAGACGTCACTGCGATACGCCATCCAGCTGATCAGCACTGCTGGACTGGTGTGTCGCAAGCGCAAG GGGACAGAAGTTCAGGTGGAGGACATTAAAAGGGTTTACTCTCTGTTCCTGGATGAGGCCAGATCCTCTCAGTACATGAAGGAGTATCAGGATTCCTTCCTCTTCAATGAAACAC AAACGGCTACAATGGACACCTCATAA